Below is a window of Apium graveolens cultivar Ventura unplaced genomic scaffold, ASM990537v1 ctg4308, whole genome shotgun sequence DNA.
GCACTCCTAAAACACCTTGCCCAATTATAACatacacacaatataaactagGAAAATGTGGTGCAAAAACAACGTGCGCTTCCCTCTTTGTTCGTCTACACAACAAATTATCATCACCCTCACCCGTGACAATACAGACTATTTCCTCGGTCAGAGACAAGAGACAAAAGCAACCTAGAATTAACACAAATAGCCCAGGACATACCCTCATGGGATCAAATTCTTATGAATACATTATCAAATATTAGTCATGTTTACTAAATGTGTTGAAATTTTTCTTCAAGAAGTATATTAATGATATTTTGCCGATCATTTATCTCTAATTCCTGATAATTCAGCAACAAACATGATCTAGCAACAAACGTGATCCAACAAAAATCACCAAAGATTATCAGATCCTTATTGCACTGCAAGAGTGTGAGTATTGCAATATTTTAGGATATAATAAGTGCTTGCACTTCATGACTATCCTAAATGGCATAGGCCACTAGGCTACATTACATAGGAAAAAGAAATGACCATAAACATCAAAGGTTGCACCTGAACATGCATTTACACCTTGAGCAAGATAATCAGAATGGAGACTCAAAAGCAGCCATTAATTTGTCTAATAGACGATATCAGCAGCTGATTAAGTCAAAAAATACCTTGTACTTTTATACTTAAAAAACAAACTGTTCAACTCTAGCCGATAAGAAACAATTTAATAGTCCCATCAATACATGGATTATAGACTCAGGTGCCGCTCATCAATACTCTCACCCACTACTTCTTGTCGATTCCTGAAGTCTAAAACCCTAAAATATGATCTACATTTATGTCACGGTATTACATATTGGTAATATCATTTTGATTCCTGATTTGACACTAAAACAAGTGCTATATGTTCCAAAATTTCAATGCAATCTGATAATATATTGGTATTAGTTCACCGTATACAATCTCCACGAGCTATCTTAACTTTATTATCTTTGACATTACTCCACGAGTTTTGACTTTTGATTGGAAAAAGAAAAGCAATACTCCTACAAAAGATAGTTAAGGAAAAAAAGAAGGGAAATGGAAGATTTACATTTCTAAAGCAACAAGTATTAAATTGGAATAATACCAGAAGAGTTCCACTGCAGAACCATGAGCAATCGTAACAAAAATATACATAATTTACTCCGGTATCGAAAATGAATATGCAATAAGCTTCACACATTTCCACAACTGTACTCTTTATCACACAACAAAAAAGTGGGATTTTTACTAGCATCTGAATTTAAACTTGTACCGAAAACTGAGATTTCTATCTGTCCACGCACACCAAAAACACCTTCCCTATATATAACATACTCACAAGATGAACTAGGCAAATGTGGTGCAAAAACAACATGCATTTCCCTCTTTGTTCTTCTACACAATGTATTATCATCACCCTCACCCGCGACATTACCAACTACTTCCTCATTCATAGACAAAAACAACCTTGAGTTAACACAATTAGCCCACGATATCCCCAAAGCAGGACAAACCCTCCGTCCCGAACTATACAAACTGTCATAATTCCCAATCCTCAATCCATTCAAATCCCCCGATCGCATGACATCGACCACCTGATTCGTCACCAAAACAGCAACCCCATATTTCTTCGCCACAAATTTCAAAGTGGACGAAATCTTGAAAAACAAATTTGCCCTCCTCTTAAGATCAAATGGGTTATTATCAAATTCAGACCTAAACAACGCCGCTATTGAATCAATGACAAGTACCTTAATCGGCATCGTTTTACGAGACTCCTTCGCCAATGCAGAATCTAGCTTAAACACAACATCAAACAGGTGATCTGCAGAATCTAATTCCTGAACAAGAACATTATTACGCACACATTGAACAGAATCAAATAGTTGAGGGTACGATAAGTAAAAGGCTTTCGATAATTGCTCAAAACGACGAAAAGGATAAGGGGGTTCAGAATGGAGATACAAAGAGGATGATGCAAGGCCACCGAGTGAAAGTGGAAGCTGAGCAGAGAGGAGGAGTTGGAGGGCTATTTGGGTCTTTCCGGACCCACTTTCGCCGGAAAGTTCGGTGATGGACCCACATGGCACGCCGCCGGCGAGATATTGATCAAGAACTGGACAACCCAGGGAACATTTTTTGGCGGGAACTAAAATTTCAGGCCTCATTTTACATTGAAAATATAGAACTGGATAATATATACACATATCTTGTATTTATTTGAGAGTTACTAGGCCCAGGcccaatttttaattttatatcagattttctgaatttagataatatttaaaatttatattaacTTGCGAAaatgataaatattaaaaacacaTTTGAAAAAAATCTGGAAAAATGTTCAATAGAGCTTTTAGAACACGtagaaaaacataaaaatataagttatttggAATACATTATGTCAAATGGAGATTTGCAAAagattttgaaaattaaaaaaagaCAGTATTAACTAAAAATGTTATTACTCCGCCAGAATATATATCCGTCATGAATTATATAACATTTTGCAAACTTTGATTTAGTAAGAGTGAATGATGGATTGATTGTGCATTTAAATCCTTTGAGAATTTTGTGCAATTATTTGGTTATTGATTGGTAAAGAAAGTAACTGATTAATAATAATAACTTCTTTTGTAATTTCAATCAGAGGAACTGATCACGCAATGAAAATAATTTACAGTGCGCTACAATGAATTGGGTCATAATATAACCCGCTTAGAAGCCCAGAGGTGTTTAATAAAAAGATGATTGCTTGTTTAGGCCCAATCAGTGAAGTTCCTTTTAGTAGTCCATCAACCTAGCAAATGGCTGACGTATACTAATCAATCAGAGAgtaaataaaaaagaaaaaagaggcAAACAATATAATAGGACTGAAAGCTTTTAAATTGCGTTGATTAAACACATAAAGTGTTAAAACTTAGAAATGTATATTTCTAGTACAGAATGATTATTGTTTTATTAGGAAGGCTAAAATAGTAGCGAGCCCATAATTAAGTTGGTGAATGGGAATGAGAATACACCTGTAACTGTAATTTATACTTTCTCTATTTGAACATTGAAGCATGAAATTGTCGATTCTAATGTGAAACTGATCCTTAGACCAATTGCAGTTTGTAATGAAGATCTTGTGATTACTGTAAGCTTTGTATATTTTTTAGGTAAAGATTCAgttggtagttgttaatggaATGTTGGACGACTGGTAAACAAGATGAAAAGCAGTGGAGTTGGGGTATTTTCCTCCCAGGAGTTCAGCTCAAGTTGCTGGACTACACCTGGAGATAGAGTTTGCCTTGTTGCAGCTTGTCAACTGCAGTAGTTTGATTTCGCTACTTGGGATGCTGTATAACTACTTGTTCTCTCTGTTTCTAAAACATTCTAATTATTGTAATGCTCTACTCCTTTTTATAATATTCCAATTATACAAACATTTCACAATCACAAAACTGAAAACAAGCTTGCTTCTTGGTTTCACATATCTAGATTATACTACCACATAAGCAATTTAACGTAGCCATGTGTACTAGGGCGCAAAAAAAACCTCCagataattattttcagaatctCTATGAGTGTCATAGTTATTTTCTCCCAAAATTATGCTTATTGTACATGGTACCTCGATGAACTGGTTCTCATCCTTGAGCGCAAGAAAAACTCCAGACAATTTATCATACCAATCTTCTACGAGGTTGAAATCCGAGATATAAAACACCAGCTCGGGAATTATGGTCCGGCCCTCGAAAAGCATAGGGCGAAGTATAGCCACAAGATAGACAAGTGGAGAGAAGCTTTGGTAGAAGCTGGTAGTATTTTGGGAGACCATGTAAAGAGGTAACTTTTCTTACTTCTTTCGCAATGCTATTATGTTTAATGTTAAATAATACTGTGTTCTATATTAATAGCTTTTTTATATAAGTGATCTAAATGTCTAATATGTTCTATTATACATAATATTTACTTCAAGTTTTAATTCCCTGTTTCTTCTTCATTTACAAATCATATACACACTTCTCAACATATCAGGATTTCACTTCCAGGTTACAGAGCACTTTTATCCAAAACACTGTCATCCAATGTCAAAAAGTTCAGGTTTACCAAGCACTTCTTCATCGTCCTTCTCTCGACAGGGGTCATTTAATGACGAGGTGATTCTTTACACAACTAGTGTTAAAAATGGCCTAGGCGCAAATGGGCTGGTAAAGACTATTCTGATGAGTGGAAATGTTGTATTTGAATGGGCTGGTAAAGACTATTCTGATGAGTGGAAATGTTGTATATGAAGAGAGAAACTGTTCAAAAGAGCCAAAGTATCTGACAGAGCTGCAAGAGCTGGTGGGTAATGACAAGATGAGGCTTCCCATGGTGATTGTGAATGGGAAGGACTTGTGCGGAGAAGAAGAAGTTGAAGGTTTAGAGGATTTTCAAGACATAGTGAAGCTCAAGTCAACTCTGAATATATTGTATGCTGGACAAAGGCAACTAGAGAGTATAAATGATTATATGAGAACTACTAGTTCAATTTTAGGTTGGGACAAGAGGTCGCATATTGTACTGGACAACGGGAACACGTGCTCTCACATAAAAGAATAAAAAATTAGccattttttattaaaattttaaggtataaatatgtatattttataAAATGTCCCCACCAGAAAAATGTTAAGTGCCCCCGTAATGTTAGCAAATCTTTCATAATTTGAGtcatatttaatttaatttataattatatgatCATAAATTGGAGATTAAATAGATGAAATACTAATTTTAGCACTtcaatattaaaaaaattgaaatttcaATGAAAATGATAAAAAAAGTTGAATTTCGACACGTAATATAGTCACTTAAGTACATGATGCCCCCATTGTAAATATTCACTCCTTCTGCTATTCCCTaatattatgtaaagttgttgGAATATTGATGGAGTGTTTGGGACTAGAGACATCTAAACAAGATAAAAAGCAAAGGAGCCAAAGAGATCAGCCAAGTTCCTTTCTAGCAGCTTGTTTTCTGATGCTGCAGATGCAGTGCTACTTGAGCAAGCTCGAATACTGTATAACAACTTATTATCTATGATTTAAAATTCTTGGTTTTCTTTAAAGGCTGACAATTCAATTTTAAATGTTCTATGTAAAATTATCCTCTCTAAGCTTGTTCCAAATTTTAATGAGATTTATTTCTGAGGGAAGTTGGCTTTCCTGTCACTGTTTGACCGACTTAAACAACATCAATGATATTTTGTAAGAATTCTTATCAACCttacttagaatttttttattattgatCATACCATTAAGATATATAAGCCGAGAACGTGCATTTGTATAACCTTGTGTGCAGAGCCCTAGAATACTTGACTTGCCATGGTTGATTGACTTCGTGGAAGCTACATCCAACATTCCAACCTAGccttgtatttatttttatcatgTATTAATAATTTCTTTGACCAATTCACTCCATTCTTTAGGTTTGTTGACATATTTTTAACCAATTATTGGTATATATATCAGAACATCTTTTGTAATAAAGCACTTGTTTTGAACTTGAAGTATTCCATCTGCATTTTGACTACTTAATTTTTTTCTCCAGTCTAACTATCTGATTCAGAAAAGCTAATTCTCCATGGCTAAAGAAGACTCATTTTGTCATGTCTTCTTAAGCTTCAAAGGGGAAACTCGCAACAACTTTACATGCTTCTTGTACGAGGCTTTGAAAGCCCGAGGATTTGTAGCTTTCATGGACAAAAATGACATAAATATTGGAGATGAAGTAGATTTGACAATTAGAGAGGGGATCCGAAATTCTATGAGCGCCATAGTTGTATTCTCCCAGAATTATGCGTATtctgttggacaaacttagtattttagactaagttgtgaatcattttgagactctatatgagtgagacacattatgtgttagtgatgtgtatttattggaacgtattctcctcttcgaggggattccgatgcat
It encodes the following:
- the LOC141701722 gene encoding DNA repair protein XRCC3 homolog, producing MRPEILVPAKKCSLGCPVLDQYLAGGVPCGSITELSGESGSGKTQIALQLLLSAQLPLSLGGLASSSLYLHSEPPYPFRRFEQLSKAFYLSYPQLFDSVQCVRNNVLVQELDSADHLFDVVFKLDSALAKESRKTMPIKVLVIDSIAALFRSEFDNNPFDLKRRANLFFKISSTLKFVAKKYGVAVLVTNQVVDVMRSGDLNGLRIGNYDSLYSSGRRVCPALGISWANCVNSRLFLSMNEEVVGNVAGEGDDNTLCRRTKREMHVVFAPHLPSSSCEYVIYREGVFGVRGQIEISVFGTSLNSDASKNPTFLLCDKEYSCGNV